The genome window CAAGAAGAGGGGCTCGGCCCCAAGTGCCACCACATCGTCTGCGCACATGGCCACAAGATCGATGCCGACGCTACCGTGGAGATCCATCATCTGGGCAAGCTTTAACTTGGTGCCCACCCCATCGGCCCCAGAGACCAGCACGGGCTCTTTATATCTCGATTTATCCAGAGCGAAGAGTCCGCCAAAGCCGCCGATTCTGCCCAAGACTTCGGGACGCTTGGTGGAGCGAACCGCCCCGCCCATCAGGCCCACGGCCCTAGCTCCCGCCTCAATATCCACGCCTGATTTTTGATAGGTCGCCCCTTCACCTTCGGACATATATCTCCTTTTAAGGGCCTTAGCCCTCCAGCATCTCCTTGGAAGGACCAAGTCCTCTAGATATCGCTATGGGATAGTCCCCGTCAAAGCAGGCCGCGCAGAATGATTCCTTTTCGCGGCCGGTCGCGTCGATCATGCCTTCCAAGCTCAAGTAGCCGAGGCTGTCCGCCCCGATAAACTGCCTAATCTCTTCGACACTCTTTTGCGAGCCTATCAGGTCTTCTTTCTGAGCTGTATCTATGCCGTAGTAGCAGGGATCGGAGACGGGCGGTGAGCTGATGCGCATGTGGATCTCGCTCGCCCCGGCCTCCCTTAACATCTGAACTATCTGCTTGCTGGTCGTACCCCTGACTATGGAATCATCCACCACGACCAGGCGTTTGCCTTGGATGACCTCTTTGAGCGGATTTAGCTTCATCTTGACGCCCATCTGGCGAATGGCTTGGGTCGGCTCAATGAAGGTCCGCCCAACGTAGCGGTTCTTGATCATCCCCTCGCCGAAGGGGATGCCTGACTCAAAGGCATAACCGATGGCGGCCGATGTCCCCGAATCGGGAACCGGGATGACAAGGTCGGCCTGGGCCGACTGCTCTTTGGCCAGATTGCTCCCCATCTTGCTCCTGATGTTATAGAGGAGCTTGCCGTAGAGATGGCTGTCTGGCCGGGCGAAGTAGACGAGTTCGAATATGCAGAGTGACTCCTTATTTGAGGGTAGGAGCTGGGTGGAGGTCAAGCCCCTCTCGTCGATGACGACCATCTCGCCAGGGCTCACGTCGCGAATGAACTCGGCCCCTAGGATATCGAAGCCGCAGGTCTCCGAGGAGATGACATAGTGGCCGTTGATTCTGCCCACCGAGAGCGGCCTTATCCCATGAGGATCGCGAAAGGCTATCAGTTTATCCTCGGTGATCAGGGTGACCGAATAGGCCCCTTTGAGCATGGCGGCCGTCTTCTTAATCCCCTCTTCGATACCTGAACCGGAGAAGCGGGCGATGAGGGAAGCGATCATCTCGCTGTCGCTGGTCGATTCGAAGCGGTCGCCGTCATTGGTAAGAACCATGCGAAGCTCTTTGGAGTTGACCAGATTGCCGTTGTGGGCCAGGGCCAAGCTGCCGTGAGCATATATCTTGTGGATGGGCTGGGCGTTCTCCCAGCGGTTGGAGCCGGTCGTCGAATACCTAGTATGACCGATGGCGATATCACCCTCAAGGCTGCTTAGACTGTCTTCGCTGAAGACCTGAGGGACCAGGCCCATATCCTTGAAGATGATGACATTGTTATGATCCGATACGGCGATGCCGGCGCTCTCCTGACCCCGATGCTGCAGGGCGTAGAGACCGAAATAGGTCAGACGAGCCACGTCCTCACCCGGCGCGTAGATTCCGAAGACCCCGCAGGCCTCCTCAAAGCGGTCGGTTAGCCGGCCCGCTTGCCTGTCATGATTTAACTTGCCCCTCAAAACCTCACCCCAAAAATGGAAGATATTATAGGTTCTCCCTTACATAGGTTACTGCGTTTTGGAAGAATTTTAAACCGGCTCCCTCACTGGGCAGACCATCCCTGGTCCAGGTGGGATGGTGAAGATCCAAGATGAAGTCCTCAGGGTGGGGCATCATGCCAAAGATGTGCCCGCTCGGATCAGAGATGCCGGCGATATCGTCGATGGAGCCGTTTGGATTGTGGGGATAGCCGGCCGCCTGGCCGTTTCTATCCACATACCTCAAGGCTACCTGGCCGCTCCTTTTCAGTTCGCTTAAAGTCTCGTCGGAGTCGACCATAAATTTGCCCTCTCCGTGGCAGACCGGAACGTAGATGAGCTCATCCATCCCCTTGGTAAAGACACACTTGGAGGCAGGGTCGACTTTAAGATAGACCCAGCGATCCTCGAATTTGCCGCTGTCATTGAAGGTCAAGGTGGTCCTTTGGCTTGCATAGTCGCCGCCTATTCCCGGAAGAAGACCCAGCTTGACCATGACCTGAAAACCGTTGCAGACCCCAAATATCAGCTTGCCGGCCGCTATGAAATCGAGCACCTCGCCCAAGAGTTTATTTTTCAGCTTGCCCGCGAGGACCTTGCCCGAGGCGATGTCGTCGCCGAAGGAGAAACCGCCCGGCAACATCAGGATGTCGAACCTCTTGAGGCTGCCTCTCTTTTCGGCCAGACTGTTTATGTGAATCCTCTCAACCTGGGCTCCGGCGGAAATAAGAGCGGCCGTGGCGTCCATATCCCTATTGATTCCGGCCGCCAGAAGCACGCAGGCGTTTACCCTTTTCAACATCGTCTCACCTTCACCTACCAGTCAAGCGGCGCCTTCCAGACCGCTTTGAGTTCGAATATATCGTATGAAAGGATTGCGCTCCCGCTCCTGCCGATGACGGCAAGAAGCGGCTCATCTTTTATCTTGCCGAGCATGCTAAAGGGAGAACCCGCCATCTTGGCCTCGAAGCTTTCGGCCTTATCGGGCGCAACCGTCACGAGCAGCCTTGCGTTGCTCTCGGAAAAGAGCATCTCGGCCTCGGTCAGATCCCCCTCGGTTTTAAGGTTTCTAAGATCTATCTCCATTCCAAGTCCGCCGGCAAAAGCCGTCTCGGCGGCGGCTACGGCCAAACCCCCCTCTGAAAGATCGTGGCAGGAGGCAACCAGCCCCTCGTTCATAGCCGAGTGAAGGAGATTATACATCCGCCTTGCCGCCGGAGCGTCCAGAAGCGGGGCCTTTCCAAAATCGAGTCCATTTACCATGTTATAGTGAGAGCCGCCCATCTCGGAGCGGGTAACGCCCAAAAGATAGACCTTGTCGCCGGCTCGTTTGGCGTCCATGGTGACGGCGCCCCGGACGTCGCCGATTCGGCCGATGGCCGAGATGAGAAGGGTCGGCGGAATCGACAAGGTCTCTCCGCCCAGCTCATATTCGTTGTGAAAACTGTCTTTTCCGGAAATGAAGGGGGTCCCCAGCCCAACGGCCGCATCATGGCAGCCCTTGGCCGCTCTGACCAGTTGAGCCAGCTTAAAATCTCCTTGCGGGTTCTCGAAAGAGAGAATGGGGTTGCCCCAACAGAAATTATCCAAGATAGCGATATGTTCTGGATCGGCCCCGACGCAGGCGGCGTTTCTAACCGCCTCATCGACGGCCGAGACGGCCATGGCGTAAGGGTCGATCTTGCCGAAGGAAGGATTGATGCCGTTTGAGACGACCACCCCCTCATCCCTGCCAAAGAGCGGCTTTAAGACGGCCGCATCCGATGGGCCGTCCTCGGCCGCCCCGACCAAGGGCTTGACGACGCTCGCCCCTTTGACCTCGTGGTCATATTGGC of Actinomycetota bacterium contains these proteins:
- the purQ gene encoding phosphoribosylformylglycinamidine synthase I; its protein translation is MLKRVNACVLLAAGINRDMDATAALISAGAQVERIHINSLAEKRGSLKRFDILMLPGGFSFGDDIASGKVLAGKLKNKLLGEVLDFIAAGKLIFGVCNGFQVMVKLGLLPGIGGDYASQRTTLTFNDSGKFEDRWVYLKVDPASKCVFTKGMDELIYVPVCHGEGKFMVDSDETLSELKRSGQVALRYVDRNGQAAGYPHNPNGSIDDIAGISDPSGHIFGMMPHPEDFILDLHHPTWTRDGLPSEGAGLKFFQNAVTYVRENL
- the purF gene encoding amidophosphoribosyltransferase, with the translated sequence MRGKLNHDRQAGRLTDRFEEACGVFGIYAPGEDVARLTYFGLYALQHRGQESAGIAVSDHNNVIIFKDMGLVPQVFSEDSLSSLEGDIAIGHTRYSTTGSNRWENAQPIHKIYAHGSLALAHNGNLVNSKELRMVLTNDGDRFESTSDSEMIASLIARFSGSGIEEGIKKTAAMLKGAYSVTLITEDKLIAFRDPHGIRPLSVGRINGHYVISSETCGFDILGAEFIRDVSPGEMVVIDERGLTSTQLLPSNKESLCIFELVYFARPDSHLYGKLLYNIRSKMGSNLAKEQSAQADLVIPVPDSGTSAAIGYAFESGIPFGEGMIKNRYVGRTFIEPTQAIRQMGVKMKLNPLKEVIQGKRLVVVDDSIVRGTTSKQIVQMLREAGASEIHMRISSPPVSDPCYYGIDTAQKEDLIGSQKSVEEIRQFIGADSLGYLSLEGMIDATGREKESFCAACFDGDYPIAISRGLGPSKEMLEG